In the Purpureocillium takamizusanense chromosome 5, complete sequence genome, one interval contains:
- a CDS encoding uncharacterized protein (EggNog:ENOG503PBWH~COG:I), whose protein sequence is MASTASNIIPNDPMLVQLLKVVRRTTEPMIHDGYGFDKTYADLLGDVIQTRNLLRTRLPPAALDSEGLVQKSRPYVIILANSGYEFIVGFFAIRAIGGACIPL, encoded by the coding sequence ATGGCCTCTACCGCAAGTAACATCATCCCGAATGACCCAATGCTGGTCCAGCTACTCAAAGTGGTAAGGCGGACGACAGAACCTATGATCCACGATGGATACGGCTTCGACAAAACATACGCAGATCTACTGGGAGATGTTATCCAAACGCGAAATCTCCTTCGGACCCGTTTGCCACCGGCAGCGCTGGATAGCGAGGGCCTTGTGCAGAAAAGCCGCCCGTATGTGATTATTCTGGCTAACAGCGGGTACGAATTTATCGTCGGTTTCTTCGCCATCCGGGCCATTGGAGGAGCTTGCATACCTTTGG
- a CDS encoding uncharacterized protein (EggNog:ENOG503PA3M) — protein MTVSKSYTQSRKIKIQWPQLDTTVTAVLDDQLNPRLVDLLFEHLPYRSLQNHALVSGNHLYHLVPSERLIYTKADYKVPDRTTEPDGTLFLSGLQHLAVKYGPLSEYLPAAPCGHIVPEDMSRLREVGNSVWKACKDSKQVIEVVVWDASQPQPTDPIPLATERTGSSAEVKELVEEIHAETKKSWSGISDDLLKVHQGRGPSGAGSKESYFATMLFINGEIRPLGYNVLNNILKIAATQPQFDLQHLVTLYDIFVSVPSEFVGYAGATFLYATFRKVARLIETRVLANSDLEEAREDFLAMVSAFARYVNLLNAQNLHLFPWKHTKEYPLLPESQRV, from the exons ATGACGGTCTCCAAGAGCTATACGCAGTCACGCAAGATTAAAATACAATGGCCTCAGCTAGACACCACAGTTACCGCAGTGCTGGACGATCAATTAAACCCCCGTCTCGTGGATCTGCTCTTCGAGCATTTACCGTATCGCTCTCTTCAGAACCATGCCTTGGTCTCTGGCAACCACCTATACCACCTTGTACCATCCGAACGACTTATC TACACCAAGGCAGATTATAAGGTTCCAGACCGGACCACGGAGCCGGATGGGACTTTATTCCTTTCCGGTTTGCAGCACCTGGCTGTCAAGTATGGCCCTCTGTCAGAATATTTGCCAGCCGCGCCTTGTGGCCACATCGTCCCCGAGGACATGAGCCGCCTACGAGAAGTCGGGAACTCGGTGTGGAAAGCTTGTAAAGACTCAAAACAGGTGATTGAGGTTGTCGTGTGGGACGCCTCACAGCCCCAACCGACAGATCCCATTCCCTTGGCTACCGAAAGGACGGGTTCTTCCGCGGAAGTAAAAGAGCTAGTTGAGGAAATCCATGCCGAG ACCAAAAAGTCATGGTCTGGAATATCGGACGACCTTCTTAAGGTACATCAGGGCCGGGGACCTTCAGGCGCGGGCTCTAAGGAGTCTTACTTTGCCACTATGTTGTTCATTAACGGCGAAATCCGGCCGCTTGGCTATAACGTGTTGAACAATATACTCAAAATTGCAGCAACACAGCCGCAGTTCGATCTACAGCACCTCGTAACCCTCTACGATATTTTCGTCTCCGTACCATCCGAGTTTGTTGGATACGCCGGCGCAACGTTCCTTTACGCAACGTTTCGGAAGGTCGCCAGGCTCATAGAAACAAGGGTCCTAGCTAATAGCGACCTAGAAGAGGCTCGCGAGGATTTCCTAGCCATGGTCAGTGCTTTTGCTCGCTATGTCAATCTGCTAAACGCCCAAAATCTGCATTTATTTCCCTGGAAACACACCAAGGAATATCCCTTGCTTCCAGAGTCTCAGCGGGTTTAA
- a CDS encoding uncharacterized protein (EggNog:ENOG503PX07~SECRETED:SignalP(1-17~SECRETED:cutsite=ASA-AE~SECRETED:prob=0.6787)) produces the protein MKPKYLVFLLSGLLASAAEDPGRGPGAANGANGGTFTPEDSGPGGELTGFEEATPKKGPGLPPGHEAPESDGANFWNPSNWRGAEKIDAKAASEIPTPKNEGSAKGFLYSPRPANQELGDVFDNGLKRTQLAVEAKPVGIKETHFVQLTGSAQVAYKGSIRPGTPAYFLKISPQNLEDGYYLPSSHPEFTEAKKYTFLTPGNVPRESIVGAWKVRARDLEAPQLEWVPNPHYSCLDKIKDFCTKPREQWRVKTRSSCFPRMFKRGVGAGFEPCLEPLEETASEGAAAEGAAEVAVESFVKDVSQPALQKEELEKIADDFAESLFQRWVAKYGFKNMKSLDGVPVKDLYPKFRAQMKGYKTLYMKPSKASPGMGIVAVVGVGFWVKDVVDAFKRDLPWEEKAAVATSIVPIVGCATRFAADGAADGSSFDVAKIADTQACVAADTLLLSPAWPLGLAIHGVRNLVKTIPAALKMQAEWDKLRSAEGLKQRYKEEWSSIRNQILNSTTIHLTELQVDRNITISRLSDLMVAAEAGGILKAGQVSNTTDQAARQRLLEDEEFPGRQELEKVICDKFTNRTSTVRIDLDQSRQAINHRIATERRKFMRNFIGHYTTFLVDNIPRGAYNIPPREKYVQKLRNHVKDVATEMDKTVREGEVGLEDIDKVMRIPPIPPTCME, from the coding sequence ATGAAGCCCAAGTATCTTGTGTTCTTACTGTCAGGCCTTTTGGCCTCTGCTGCGGAAGACCCGGGGCGTGGTCCCGGGGCGGCCAACGGTGCAAACGGCGGCACCTTCACACCGGAGGATAGCGGTCCGGGTGGTGAGCTTACAGGTTTTGAGGAAGCCACACCCAAAAAGGGGCCAGGCCTACCACCAGGCCACGAAGCTCCGGAGTCAGATGGTGCCAACTTTTGGAACCCATCGAACTGGCGGGGTGCCGAGAAGATTGACGCAAAGGCGGCGTCTGAAATTCCGACTCCTAAGAATGAGGGGAGTGCCAAAGGCTTCCTTTACTCTCCACGACCTGCAAATCAAGAGCTCGGTGACGTCTTTGACAACGGCCTAAAGCGCACTCAGCTTGCTGTCGAAGCCAAGCCCGTTGGCATCAAGGAGACGCATTTTGTCCAGCTCACCGGCTCGGCGCAAGTAGCATATAAAGGCTCGATCAGGCCCGGCACGCCGGCCTACTTTCTCAAGATCTCGCCACAGAATCTTGAGGATGGGTACTACCTCCCCAGCAGCCATCCCGAGTTCACCGAAGCCAAGAAATACACGTTCCTTACGCCGGGGAATGTCCCCAGAGagagcatcgtcggcgctTGGAAAGTCCGCGCTCGGGACTTGGAGGCGCCCCAGCTCGAGTGGGTGCCCAATCCTCACTATTCATGCCTCGACAAGATCAAAGACTTTTGCACCAAGCCGCGTGAGCAGTGGCGCGTCAAAACCCGATCTAGCTGCTTTCCAAGAATGTTCAAAagaggcgtcggcgccggttTTGAGCCATGCCTGGAACCGCTTGAGGAGACGGCAAgtgaaggcgccgccgccgagggcgccgccgaagtCGCAGTGGAATCGTTCGTCAAGGACGTATCGCAGCCAGCACTACAGAAGGAGGAACTTGAGAAAATCGCCGACGACTTCGCGGAGTCGCTGTTCCAACGCTGGGTGGCCAAGTACGGGTTCAAAAACATGAAGTCTCTCGACGGGGTGCCGGTTAAGGACCTCTATCCTAAGTTCCGGGCACAGATGAAGGGCTACAAGACTCTCTACATGAAACCAAGCAAAGCATCCCCGGGCATGGGCATTGTAGCTGTTGTGGGCGTGGGGTTCTGGGTCaaggatgtcgtcgacgcctttAAAAGGGACCTCCCCTGGGAAGAGAAGGCTGCGGTCGCTACATCCATCGTGCCGATTGTGGGGTGTGCAACGAGATTTGCCGctgatggcgccgccgatgggaGCAGCTTTGACGTGGCCAAGATTGCTGACACGCAAGCTTGCGTTGCTGCCGACACCCTACTTCTCAGCCCCGCGTGGCCGCTTGGCCTGGCTATACACGGTGTACGAAACCTCGTCAAAACGATacccgccgccctcaagaTGCAGGCTGAATGGGACAAGCTGAGAAGTGCCGAAGGCCTGAAGCAGCGCTACAAGGAAGAATGGTCCTCGATCCGTAATCAGATACTGAACTCAACGACGATCCACTTGACCGAGCTTCAGGTAGATCGAAACATAACCATTTCTCGTCTGTCGGATCTCATGGTGGCAGCAGAGGCGGGTGGCATCCTCAAAGCTGGCCAAGTCAGCAACACTACAGATCAGGCAGCGCGACAGAGACTgctggaagacgaggaaTTCCCCGGTCGCCAGGAGCTCGAGAAAGTCATATGCGACAAGTTTACGAATCGGACGAGTACAGTTCGCATCGACCTGGACCAGTCGAGACAAGCTATCAATCATCGAATCGCTACCGAGCGACGCAAATTTATGCGGAACTTCATAGGGCACTATACGACATTCCTCGTGGACAATATACCCAGGGGGGCCTATAATATTCCACCGAGGGAGAAGTACGTTCAAAAACTTAGAAATCACGTTAAAGATGTGGCGACAGAGATGGATAAAACAGTGCGTGAAGGCGAAGTCGGCCTAGAGGATATTGATAAAGTGATGAGAATCCCTCCAATTCCTCCTACCTGTATGGAGTAG
- a CDS encoding uncharacterized protein (COG:B~EggNog:ENOG503PNDK): MPGRQIKTCERCRLFKIKCDREQPACLQCRRAHAKCSQWPPAAGTSSSSTSSGGTSPASADTSVTAGSAEASEAAAPRPAANLDDDDDDDSASRPPPADVDANAVDADGRHDAREDAPDAHDRMSPARKKRRRACLSCVRCHRLKVKCDKKQPCTRCRLSGWGRQCAYTHRVEDEATMMARDDPSTPASADAVPFVVTEEEPETVITTWHARHRGLSHWRALLCRLDSLSDLTSRVLHTPATDIAQQHTQCAQGRALPGNFPFNSPGAVRFAASPSLEPVRQLLETHRARHELYVDAYLALYQPLHPVIDTPRFLTETARFWDDPSGTHVGWLAEMLMVMALGCFAVESRGGRDPESTVELCMAAEACLARTPFMLRPTVSTMRTLCLMLLAKQVINGTCWSFDSCWALLGVVVRLAVCMGIHRPEPPPDAPAVAFRDWEAGQLLWTTILYFDVQMAVTTGMPSCLSADELLRDNGGMSWTFPTLATPTAAWHAVIHTACPTILQVVTRVNSAVDRPSYEEIIEHSAKVRQLMGILERVRGPEVTPALRIAIDVFFRRVLLVLHRRHALEPDAPARYPISYWASLECSLALLVQHRELCDAEAEAAARLGGSNNDNMNNNTNNANSNESTEAAGGDAGGDAGGGGGGYDEEAKPPPLPIWDVRGLGPLADMYMLDFFAAALTASLHLLREDAPLADGFAIPPRRTILETLELWTDSYASRQHRSLCFRSGYRLLKSVVSELSERANSSAAKP, from the exons ATGCCCGGCAGACAAATCAAGACGTGCGAGCGCTGCCGCCTGTTCAAGATCAAGTGCGACCGCGAgcagcccgcctgcctgcagtGCCGGCGCGCCCACGCCAAGTGCTCGCAGTGgccccccgccgctgggacgtcgtcgtcgtcgacgtcgtcgggcgggACGTCTCCAGCTTCGGCCGACACGAGCGTGACCGCGGGTTCAgccgaggcgagcgaggcggctgctcctcgtccggCCGCGaaccttgacgacgacgacgacgacgactcggcgagccgtccgccgcccgcagacGTAGACGcaaacgccgtcgacgcagaCGGCCGACATGACGCCCGCGAGGATGCGCCAGACGCCCATGACCGGATGAGCcccgcgaggaagaagcgcCGCAGGGCTTGTCTCTCGTGCGTGCGCTGCCACCGGCTCAAGGTAAAGTGCGACAAGAAGCAGCCCTGCACGCGCTGTCGCCTGTCGGGCTGGGGCCGCCAGTGCGCCTACACGCAtcgcgtcgaggatgaggcgacgatgatggcgcgcGACGATCCGTCGACTCCGGCTTCTGCCGATGCCGTGCCCTTTGTCGTCACCGAGGAGGAACCCGAGaccgtcatcaccacctgGCACGCGAGACACCGAGGGCTGAGCCACTGGAGGGCCCTTCTCTGCAGG CTGGACTCTCTGAGCGACCTGACGAGTCGGGTCCTGCACACGCCAGCCACCGAcatcgcgcagcagcacaccCAATGCGCCCAGGGTCGCGCCCTGCCCGGCAACTTCCCCTTCAACAGCCCCGGCGCGGTGCGcttcgccgcctcgccctccctcgAGCCCGtgcggcagctcctcgagacgcaccgcgcccgccacgagCTGTATGTCGACGCCTACCTCGCGCTCTACCAGCCGCTGCATCCCGTCATCGACACGCCGCGCTTCCTCACCGAGACGGCGCGCTTCTGGGACGACCCCTCCGGCACGCACGTCGGCTGGCTCGCCGAGATGCTCATGGTGATGGCGCTGGGCTGCTTTGCGGTCGAgagccgcggcgggagggaCCCCGAGTCTACCGTGGAGCTCtgcatggccgccgaggcgtgCCTCGCCCGCACGCCCTTTATGCTGAGGCCGACCGTATCGACGATGCGCACGCTCTGCCTCATGCTGCTGGCTAAGCAGGTCATCAACGGCACGTGTTGGTCCTTTGACTCGTGCTgggccctgctcggcgtcgtggtcCGTCTCGCCGTTTGCATGGGCATCCACCggcccgagccgccgcccgacgcgcccgccgtggcgtTCCGCGACTGGGAggccggccagctcctctGGACGACGATTCTGTACTTTGACGTCCAGATGGCCGTCACGACGGGCATGCCGTCTTGCCTATccgcggacgagctgctgcgcgacaacggcggcatgTCGTGGACGTTCCCCACGCTGGccacgcccacggcggcctgGCACGCCGTCATCCACACCGCGTGCCCGACCATCCTGCAGGTGGTGACGCGCGTCAACTCGGCAGTCGACCGGCCGTCGTACGAGGAGATCATCGAGCACAGCGCCAAGGTGCGGCAGCTGATGGGCATACTCGAGCGGGTGCGCGGGCCCGAGGTGACGCCCGCGctgcgcatcgccatcgacgtcttcttccgccgcgtcctgctcgtgctgcaccgccgccacgccctcgagcccgacgcgcccgcgcggTACCCGATATCGTACTGGGCGTCGCTCGAGTGcagcctcgcgctgctggtgcagcACCGGGAACTctgcgacgccgaggccgaggcggcggcgcggcttgGCGGCAGTAACAACGACAACATGAACAACAACACGAACAACGCCAACAGTAACGAGAGCACCgaggcagcaggcggcgacgcaggcggcgacgcaggcggcggcggcggcggctatgACGAAGAagccaagccgccgccgctaccgaTATGGGACGTCCGCGGGCTGGGGCCCCTGGCCGACATGTACATGCTGGACTTcttcgcggcggccctgACGGCCAGCCTGCACCTCCTGCGCGAGGACGCGCCCCTGGCGGACGGCTTCGCGatcccgccgcggcgcaccATCCTGGAGACGCTGGAGCTGTGGACCGACAGCTACGCCAGCAGGCAGCATCGGTCGCTGTGCTTCCGGAGCGGATACCGCCTGCTCAAGTCGGTGGTCTCCGAGCTGTCGGAGCGCGCCAACAGTTCCGCTGCGAAGCCGTAG
- a CDS encoding Galactonate dehydratase (COG:M~TransMembrane:1 (i7-26o)~EggNog:ENOG503NZ2Z): MSWRKSFYRGGPVLMSALAGIDIALWDLKARKLNVPIYQLLGGKLRSKLKVYAWIGGDRPNDVEAQASARKAQGFTAVKMNATGDVGWLDSPSALSSCVARVSAVRSLGLDAAVDFHGRLHRPMAKQLAARLAPLQPLFIEEPLLSEHVEGIRSLSQASFSGSGGVGAGAGGNGGGAYGPVPIALGERLHSRWDLKPFLEPACCIDVLQPDVCHVGGISELRRMATMAEAYDVALAPHCPLGPLALAACMQVDAAAANFAIQEMSLGIHYNTAAAAAAGGGEGGYDLLDYLAEGSRDVWRVEDGYVRLMDGPGLGIEIDEGKVREASRGAAAWVSPGFFGPGGELREW, translated from the exons ATGTCCTGGCGCAAGTCGTTTTACCGCGGCGGGCCCGTCCTGATGAGCgcgctcgccggcatcgacatTGCGCTTTGGGACTTGAAAG CGCGCAAGCTCAACGTCCCCATCTaccagctcctcggcggcaagctGCGCTCCAAGCTCAAGGTCTACGCCTggatcggcggcgaccggccGAACGACGTCGAGGCACAAGC GTCCGCCCGCAAGGCGCAGGGCTTCACGGCCGTCAAGATGAACGccaccggcgacgtcgggTGGCTCGACTCCCCCTCGGCGCTCTCCTCGTGCGTCGCGCGCGTCTCCGCCGTGCGCTCCCTGgggctcgacgcggccgtcgacttCCACGGGCGCCTGCACCGGCCCATGGCgaagcagctcgccgcgcggcTGGCGCCCCTGCAGCCGCTCTTCATCGAGGAGCCGCTGCTGAGCGAGCACGTCGAGGGGATCCGCTCGCTCTCGCAGGCTTCCTTTAGCGGCAGTGGCGGAGtaggagcaggagcaggtggaaacggaggaggagcataCGGACCCGTCCCCAtcgcgctgggcgagcgcCTGCACTCCCGCTGGGACCTCAAGCCGTTCCTCGAGCCGGCGTGCTGCATCGACGTGCTGCAGCCCGACGTGTGCCACGTGGGCGGCATCTCGGAGCTGCGTCGcatggccaccatggcggagGCGTACGacgtggcgctggcgccgcacTGCCCGCTGGGacccctggccctggccgcgTGCATGCAGgtggacgccgcggccgccaactTTGCCATCCAGGAGATGAGCCTGGGCATCCACTAcaacacggccgccgccgccgccgcaggaggaggagaggggggttACGATCTGCTCGACTACCTGGCGGAGGGGAGTCGCGACGTGTGGCGCGTGGAGGACGGGTACGTGCGGCTGATGGACGGGCCGGGTCTGGGGATAGAGATTGACGAGGGGAAGGTGAGAGAGGCgagtcgcggcgcggcggcgtgggtgAGCCCAGGGTTCTTTGGGCCGGGGGGCGAGCTGAGGGAGTGGTGA